One Anaerobiospirillum thomasii DNA segment encodes these proteins:
- the hslV gene encoding ATP-dependent protease subunit HslV, giving the protein MTTIVSVRRGNTVAVGGDGQVTMGQSTVLKGNALKVRRVFKNQVIAGFAGSTADAFTLLDLFEKKLEEHQGILERACVALVKSWRTDRALRKLEAILIVADKSASFLISGTGDVVKMDDDILATGSGGNYALAAARALCANTDLSAVDIVKKSLEIAGDICVFTNQNHVIETIEY; this is encoded by the coding sequence ATGACAACTATTGTATCTGTAAGACGCGGTAATACTGTAGCCGTCGGCGGTGACGGTCAGGTCACCATGGGACAGAGTACAGTGCTAAAAGGCAATGCACTCAAAGTTCGCCGCGTGTTTAAAAATCAGGTTATTGCAGGCTTTGCTGGCTCTACAGCTGATGCCTTTACACTCCTTGATCTGTTTGAAAAGAAACTTGAGGAGCATCAGGGTATTTTAGAGCGTGCCTGCGTGGCTTTAGTTAAAAGCTGGCGTACCGACAGAGCCCTGCGCAAGCTTGAGGCCATACTTATTGTGGCCGACAAGAGCGCATCATTTTTAATTTCAGGTACTGGCGATGTGGTTAAGATGGATGATGATATCTTAGCTACAGGATCAGGTGGCAACTATGCCCTGGCAGCTGCCAGAGCTCTATGTGCCAATACCGATCTTAGCGCCGTTGACATAGTCAAGAAATCACTTGAGATTGCAGGTGATATCTGTGTCTTTACCAATCAGAATCACGTTATTGAAACTATAGAATACTAA